The following proteins are co-located in the Fusobacteria bacterium ZRK30 genome:
- a CDS encoding iron-only hydrogenase system regulator codes for MNKRIATMSIFVENRDSIASINSILMDFSDIIISRMGIPYREAGISVIVLILETDNDKIGSLSGKMGNLKGVSVKTATKK; via the coding sequence ATGAACAAAAGAATAGCCACTATGTCGATATTTGTTGAAAACAGAGATAGTATAGCCAGTATAAATAGTATATTAATGGACTTTTCAGACATTATAATCTCTAGAATGGGAATCCCCTACAGAGAAGCAGGCATTTCTGTTATTGTGTTGATTTTAGAAACAGATAATGATAAAATAGGGTCACTATCAGGTAAAATGGGTAATCTTAAAGGTGTGTCTGTAAAGACTGCTACCAAGAAATAA